AAGTGAATGGAATCATAATGATAATCACAGAAGTGTTCTATCTGTCAGAGCTGAGGAACAATTTGTTGAGTATTGGTAAATTGCAAGCAAAGAGGCTtacctttttgtttcaaaatggaaTGTACAAGGTGTTTCATCTTGACAGAGGCTTAATTATGAAGACAAAGATGTCCTCGAATCGAATGTTCATACTGCATGCTATATCTCAGCCTGTAGCATCTACTTGTTTCAATACAATCACATAAGATATTGAGCAACTTTGGCACTGTAGATATGGACATTTGGGCTTTAAGGGATTAAAGACTCTTCAGCGAAAGAAGATGGTAGATGGTTTACCACAACTCAAGTCTCCATTGAAACTGTGTAAAAATTGTTTGGAGGGTAAGTAACAAAGGCACTCGTTTCCAAAAAGAAGCCCATGGCGAGCTTCAAAAATTCTCCAATTGGTGCATGCTGATATTTGTGGACCGATCAAACCCATCTCAAACAGCAAGAAAAGGTACTTGATTACTTTCACCTATGACTTCAGCACAAAAACATGGGTTTGTTTCTTTATAGAAAAATCAGAAGCCTTTGCtgtatttaaaaactttaagaatcatgttgagaaggaaacaaactcATTTATTAAAGCCTCACGAACTGATCAAGGAGGAGAGTTTACATCCGAAGAATTCACCAATTTTTGTGATGTAAATGATATACAAAGACAACTCACAGTTGTATACATGCCACTGCAGAACGGAGTTgcgaaacaaaaaaatagaacTATTATGAATATGGTTCGTAGTAtgatttcaaaaaagaaaattcagaaaAGTTTTTGGCCTGAAGCAATTAACTGGACTGTGCATGTACTGAATCGAAGTCCAACATTGGCtgtcaaaaataaaactcCAGAAGAAGCTTGGAATGGAGTCAAaccttcaattaaatattttagagtgTTTGGATGTATCTCTCATGTTCATGTGCCGACCGTAAAAGAACTAAGCTGGATGATAAGAGTTTGAGTTGTGTTTTGCTGGGAGAGTTAGTGAAGAATCAAAGGCTTACAAACTCTATGATCAAACTTCACAAAGGATCATAATAAGTAGGGATGTTGTATTCGAGGAAGATAAGAGTTGGGACTGGGATAAGACCTATAAAGAATCCATTATGTGCGATCTGGAATGAGGTGATCAAAAGGAGGCAGCAGAtgtgtttgatgaaaatgCAGAAGGGAGAGAATCTGATATGGAAGCTGCAGAGGAAAATATTTCCTCTGGTTCTTTGGCTGAAGCAAGCTCTCCTTCTCCGGCTGAAGCAAACTCTCGGAGGAATTGGAGACCACTAGTCAGGATGAGAGACTATGCAACAGGAGAAGATCTTTATGAACAAGATAATGAAGCTCACTTGGCCATATCTACCACTACTGATCCTGTAAACTTTGAAGACGCATTGAAGAGTGAGAAATGGAGGCAAGCCATGGATTTGGAAATGGAagcaataaacaaaaatgacaCATGGGAATTGATGGAGTTACCTGAGGGCCGAAAGAAGGTTGGAGTcaaatggatttataagacgaaattcaatgaaaatgggaaaGTCGACAAATACAAGGCTACGCTTGAGCagaaattcaatgaaaatggtATTTGTGGAGCAACCCTGTGGATATGTGCAAAAGGGACCTGAGCAGAAGGTTTACAAGTTAAAGAAAGCACTCTATAGGCTTAAGCAAGCTCCACGTGCTTAGTACAGCCGTATAGAAGCCTATTTTATGAAGGAAGGTTTTGAGAAGTGTGACTATGAGCACACTTTGTTCATcaagagaggaaaagaagccAAAGTATTAATTGTAAGTCTCTATGTTTATGATCTCATGTTTACTGGAAATGATGAATTAATGTTTACCGAATTTAAAAATTCCACGAAAAATGAGTTTGACATGACAAATCTCGGTAAGATGAGGTATTTTCTTGGCCTATAAATCTTACAAAAATCTAATGGTATTTTCATAAGTCAAAAGAAGTATGCTTTGGAGGTGCTTAAACGGTTTGGAATGGACAAAAGTAATTCTGTTCATAATCCTATTGTCCCTAGATGCAAACTTATGAAAGATGAAGATGGAATATAAGTGGACAAAACCTACTATAAGCAAGTTGTAGGCAGTCTTAATTATCTCACAGCAACTCGACCAGACATAATGTTTGCTGTGAGTCTGATCAGTAGATATATGGAGAATCCCACTGAGCTTCATTTACAACAGCAAAAAGGGTACTACGTTATTTGAAGGGAACAACTGGGTTTGGAATTTTCTATCGGAAAGGAGGAGATGATGATTTTGTTGCATACATAGACAGTGATTACGCTGGAGATTTGGATGAGAGAAAGAGTACTTCAGACTATGTGTTCTTGTTGAGTTCTAGAGTAGTGTCATGGTCATCAAAGAAACAACCAATAGTAAGTCTATCTTCCACAGAGGCAGAATTCATAGCTGCAGCTTCATGTGCATGTCAGGcagtatattttaaaagggtGTTGGAAAAACTGGGTCAGAATCAAGACAAGTCAACTATTATTCGCTGTGATAGTAGCTCTGTTATCAAGCTTTCAAAAAACCCAGTAATGCACGGTCGGAGTAAACACATAGATGTGCGTGTCCATTTCCTTCGAGAGCTCACAAAGGCTGGCACTGTGGAGTTGGTGCATTGTGGCACACAGGAACAGGTAGCTGATGTGATGACTAAACCACTGAAATTGGATGCTTTCTTGAAGTTGAGAGAACTATTGGGAGTCTGTTCTGAAGTGACGTAGATATAAACTGATTACTATTTGGGTTCAGTTTAGATtgatttagatttgatttagttatttgaattagatttgatttagtcatACCAGATTTAGtggatttgatttgtttttttatgtattCTGTAATACTACATAATAGCTCATTTCATTCTTCAATAAAGAGTGAGATTTCTTCcaatttatttgatctttttagttttctctctctgttcctAACAGGGCAATCGTCATGTCAGGTTGTGAGATTGATAATAAATCGTCTCTAGAAGTTGTATCCTCGTATCATCTTCTTTAAGAAAAACATCACGAACGTGTTCTATGCTTCTTttggtgtcttgtcatccTAAATGTGCTCCaacatctcttcttcaacTGTGGtctttaagaaaaatattgttttgtctgctttgattctccttTTGTAAAATGCGTCATTGGGATCTTCCTCTGGCGGCCTAATTTCGCTTCTGTCAATGATTTCTCAGAGGTCTTGTCCTAGTAGATaagacatcatgcatgttgctcATGTGTTGTAGTTGTTGCCACTGAGTCTCTTAATTCCTCCAACGACTTGGAGATCACTCATTGTGCTGGTGAACCTCAATAATACCAAACAAACTTTTTCAACACAGAACTGCAGTATCACGAACTACTCATGACATAAAGAAGCTCACTTACTATTAATCCCAAGAAATTGTTTatgatgtggaagatcagatAAAGCTGCAATAACATAGCATACTGAGAATTTCAAAAGATCCAACAACTTATACCAACGTTATTTGATTTCatattgttgaacacaactcttttGTGAGAATACTCACACTCTTTATTACGACCAATCAAGAAAGATGACAAGACACCCTATAGAAAGTACTACACTATTCCAGATTGCTTGGAATGAAAACTTAGTAGGGTGGATGAGTATTTATTGTATAGATGacttatttctaaaatacctaattttttcttctaacaTACATAGATAACGAGCTAATACAATTATTGGGTTAGTGGTGGTTGGGCTAGTGATATTTTAACCGTCTTCtccaatcaaacaaatttatcATTGCTTTGACACGAAAGTCAAGTGTGTTTTGACCGACAAGAATTGGGCATCATAAAAGGGAATATccccatttaaaaatatggatCATGaatcaattataattttgaaatgtttatcACTAAAGAACCAATAAACATGACTAGGAGAtgagaataaaagaaagatagGTAaagctaaattttttataccaAAGAACATGATATCAAAATAACTTTCAAACCAAAGTGAATTGATACTCAACTATGCAAAAGCCATCATAGACCTCTCTAATATGCATGCCATAATTAGTAATGTGATGATTAGATAAGGAATTACTTTAAGATCAAAGAATTTGTTCTTACTTCAAGATTAAAACAATCACCAAATTCCTTAACTAACCAATATTTGAATGTTTAGCAAACATGGAAGACAAACAATACTTATAATCGCATATGCActacacaaaataaaatcactAAAACAATTAAGTAATGATAATATTCTTCCTAACAAAATTTGATCTAAAAATCTAATTACTAGTGGATGatgaaaatgttattttgCATGCTTGTATGatgtaatataaaaaattctaattacaattattttacttttgttaatttaaaaaatatatgatgtaatatattataaattctaTGATATTGTAAACTAATAGATTGAAAAAGGTTATATCATAAAGCGTTTTCATAAAATAGTTCATTATAGTTTAGATTAGATCTAATACTGAGTTGTGACAAACTATTTTATAAACTATTTTATGTgttatgaatatatataaaatactaatttagaatattaattgttgaatgaGTTCATGAAAACGTTCTCAATTCATATTAGATCTCTCTCCTTGGCATAAAATCTTAAACtaatttgagaaaattaataaagcaCTTATCACACCGAGTAAATGAGAGACCAAAaccatattcaaataaaagtgACCATTAGGATAGAATAGTTATAAATAAGCTTACTAGAATTGAACTAAAAGACTCACGTTGATTTGGACAAAGCGTGTAAGGAGTAAATAACATAGCTATGTTCAACGAGAGGTTGGTGAATGTCGGGGTCATCAAGTGccaaatttgaattattcgAATTCAAAACATGGGTGGTTGCTCCAACATAGCTAGTGAGAATAAGTTGAAATGCATGATTTAACATATGATAATAGAGGAGAACattaaaaatgtgaatgaaATGGTCCTGAAATAAtgattgaaaagaaaacatgatAAATTGTAGGCtaaacaaaatagaatgatTCCCTAAAGCATAGAAATTTGCAGAATATATTCTGGAAATAAAAGAGcacaaaagaagaaacttgGATGAGATAGCAAGTATATAATTATATCTCTTTTACCACAAAAGTGATGGCATGCTTTGGGTAATACCGAAGCTTACTAATATTCCATTGTTTGTAAATATATAAGTATAAAACGCAGCACCCAAAGGCATTCCATCATAACCCATCATGCAATATTCTTGCTATTCAATCCcctttttgtttgtaattgGCATTGTCCTGTCCCCAACCACAGCCCTCGCCCATCAGCACAGCCACCGATGCACCGCCAAATTCTACGAGCTCACCAAGAGCAAGAACATGTCACGCTGCCTCAGGCTCCCCACCCTGGGCGCGGAGATGGGTTGGAGCGCCCCATCATTGAAGAATTGCCACCATGTGTTTGAAGTGGTGTTTGGCGCCCCATTGAGAGAGGAGAAGGGGTGGATGGCATGGGGCGTGAACCCTACGCTGGAGGGTCGGATGGTGGGGACCAGAGCCGCCATTGGCATCAAGGACCCTTCTGGACCGCCTCACTGCAAGACTTATAGTGTGGGGTACGAGACGAGGAGGGCATGCGGGCCGCTTCGGCCGAGGGATGTGGAGGAGATGAAGTGCTTGAGATTTGAATATGATAATAGGACAGAGTACTATTATTTGACGGCTACTCTGAATCTGTCTTCTACGGATTATAATGTTTCCAAGCTGCATATTGTGTGGCAGAGTGGATTTGATGCTGATGGGGATGTGCCCAAGAAGCATGTCTCTGATTTGAAGCATATTGATAGCTTTGAGACAATTGATTTGGTTTCTGGACAATGTTCTGATATGGCCTTCATCAAGATTTACCTCAGACAGGTATGGATGGATGGATCGAtcaatctctctctcgatTGATCGATCGATCAattaatcatgggtttataagtcaGGAACGAGAcatttcaaaaaaacaaaaaaacaaagttacGAGAACTTATGCAGTTCTCAGAAGTCAGTGATTGTTAATTATGTTAATtatgttgtttgtttgtttggtcaGGTGCATGGGATAATGAACATAATAGGGTGGGGAACAATGTTGCCAGTGGGAGTGATAATTGCAAGATTCTTCAGGGAATTCCCATTCGAAAGGACGGATAGATGGTACTACTTTCATGTATCCTGCCAATCCATAGGATTCTCAGTTGGCGCCATCAGTTGGGGCATTGGAATATGGCTCGCTCATTCATCCCCTCACCACATTTTCTTCACCCATCACGTCCTCGGCATCATCATTTTCGTATTCGCCACATTACAagtctctctctttctctttctctttctctttctcttcctctttctcttttaaaaTCTTCCTTAATTTTGATTCATAACACTAACATCATAACATCCCTTTACATCGTAGACATTGGCTATAAGGTTCAAGCCAGGGAAGACCGACGACTTCCGAAAAGTGTGGAACATCTACCATCATTTTCTAGGATATGCTTTACTACCACTCatattcataaacatatttgaaggaattagaattttgaaacCGGACAATAAGAAGACATGGAAGTTGGCAGTGATTGGAATTCTTACAGCTTTGGGAGTTATCACTTTCATTCTTGAGGCTTATACTTGGAAAAAGTTTATTGATGataagaagaaggaggaacaaaagaaggaggaacaaaagaaggaggaacaaaagaagaaggacGCCATGAGGATTTGTGAATCAACAAATAAAGATCAACGTGGTGgttcaataaataaacatcaaCATGGTTCAGAAATAAATCATGATGGTTCAGAAGGACAACATCCAGTCTCATCACAACATCCGCATGCCAACACACCCTCAACACAACCAACACAACGGGGGAACAACACAACAAACATTTGAATATTGTAACCATACAATTACTTTTTGTGTATGAAGCTGTTCTGTGTGGGTTTTGTTAGGTCGCACTGAGTAAGCATTATCAATAATTATTCTCGTGGTCGAGTATGTGTTTCattctattttaatctttatctGTTGCATGTaatcttataattaaataCCAAGCACATTGATTAACGAGTACAccttttagaaagaaaagaaaaaaaatctatgaCCTTAAAATGGCACTCAAATGGTTGAACTAAGGAACTAGAACTTATtcaaatcatttcattgcacatgttgaactaaaaaaacaaacatcaaTCAACTTTCTCAATAATATTGTCAACCGAAGGATCGGGAGTCGTATACGCTATCTGTTTTGAGGGCataaatctaattaaatttacacATCAAACCTGGTATAAAGGCAAAAGAAAACTCACATGTCAGTCCATCAGAAAGGCAGAAAATCACAGATTGGCTGAAGGGTTAGTCAACAATTCCAGTGATTTCTTCAAGTGCTCTACTGCAATTGAAACATCATCAAACGCCAGAGCCCCTACAGCAAACCTCGCAGCCTTGTGTGCCTCAGCGATTTTCTCAGGAGGTGGCTGGTAGTTGCTGTCGTAATGGTACGACTTGGTTGGAGCCGGGGCAGGTTGAGGTTCCAACGTCGTCCCGTCTCTGCCATTTGAATGATATTGGGAAGCTGATGGGTAGCTAGCAGGAGGAGGGGTCACTTGAGAAGAGTATGAAGAATCGGAACCATGGTAATAGTTCAGATTGTGAGAAGGGGCCGCTGGGAGGCTGCTTTCCGAGAAACTTGGATAAGATTGAAAATGGGGATAGGAGTAATTTTGGGAGGTTTCATCAGAAGGATAGTTATGAGGCAAAGGCTGTTGTTGAGGCTCTTGTGAGTAGGATTGTACGTGGTGGAATGGCTGAGAATAAGAGGAAACATCTGGTTCATTCCTGGTAGGAGGTAGATGAAAATCATGGGATGGATAACCAGATGCTGGGTATGATGGAATATTTGGAGGGTGCTGGTGATTATCGACTTCATTATGGAATCGGGTGGGTGGAGACGTGTTTAAAGAAGTGTGGTTGTTCATGTTGTCATAGACCTGAGGAGTTTGTGGGATATTTACATGATCATCATTAACCATATCATGAACCTGAGGTAACGAATCTGATAGCGATTGAGTTCTGAAGAACTCGGGCTCTGCTGGACTTGCGTCCTATAAAGACAAACATCGAGATAAGTACTTTTCTGTATAGTGATACGACTCCAAATATGGAGAAAAgtaaatttaacaaataatattacattttcataatatgcatcaatataatttcataatatgtAGGTCAAGAGATAAAAAAGAGTTAGGCTCTGAACCATACATTTGCAGTGGTAGTAGGTGCACTTGAAGGAACAGAGAGATCTTCGTCACCGGAAGGTGGACCAGGCTGTGGCTTCCTTCCCTCTTTCAAAGCCTTCCTGATATCTGCTGCTTTCCAGACTGCATATTTCCGTTTTTGCTCCAGCTataaatgaaggaaaaaagcTAAGCATAGATACAATTCAGATAATTAAAACACGGTCAATCAGCAAAGAAACTCACGTCTGGTTGAAGTGGACCAAACTGAGAAATAATCTCAAAGAAAATGCTTGCAGCATAAAATGTTTTTGCAGTGTTCCTATGAATATTGAAAGCCATTAGAAAATCGGACACTAAAACTATGATTTCTCAATCTATATCCAAATAATGGCAAAAGGATACAAATGTAATGGAAAAGACCTGCCATCacttaaaatgaaaatcataTGAAAGACATATTTTGACACTTCCACAAAGATATTGAACGTGAGAAAGTTCAAGGAAGTTATGATCTAAACATACATCTCATATAGCCATAAAAGGGAGTTGCGGAAGAATATGAATGATGCttaatatcaaacaaaaaccatCCTGAATAGATTTTGGTAATCTTTTGAAAACCAAAATTCATTCTTGGGTGTAAATCATACGTTCTGCACATAACACACGCAGGTAACCAACCATATTCCACAAGTGAGAAAAAACTAGCTGCTTggaatcaagaaaataaaagacttATTTGGAAACGATATTCAAAacagttttctatttttcagaACAATAATCTATAACATCAATCATTAAAAGACGTACTAAAGACCACTAAAATGTCATCTGATCTAATCCAATCCTAGTTTTTAAGAGCAGTTTCCCAAGACAAGCAGATAACTATAATCTTTAAAACTAACTAAAATTGCAAGAGTTGATGTATGTTTCTAAATGAAAGAAGATCATTGATTCATTGCCATACAAATCCGCTCGTCCAGCATGATCTTGTTTGTCTGCTTTTGCAAAGACATTCAATGCAAAGCCCTCAAGATGCAAACTATCATCAGGCCCCAGGCTGAGTGACTTCTTATCCTGAAAAGGATAGATGGATTGATCAGTAAGCAGATATTACAAacctaatttataaaataaccAACTGGTAGAAATATGACGAGTGATCTCAAAAAGGTCCATATTTCTCTATGCTCCAATTAAAGATCCTATggtttctttttcacttttctttctctttctcttaaataagaaagtaactttattgaataaatgaaattacaaaagagaGGGAGGATATGAAGCTGTAGGCCAAAGAAGTACAACACAACGCTCTCCCAAATGGAACTAAGAGAACTTACATTGCAAGAGctaaaaggaacaaaaaatttacatCGAGGACCACAAAAATAAGAGAATCCAACATGTTGCTATTGGATTTTTGTTTGTCGTTGAGACATTGTACCTTCCTCTCCTTTTTGAAGGAATGGCTTTCAAAAATCAAGGAGACGAGGAGTTGATGTTGAGGGATGAGCCAAACTGCCAATTGAAGATAGAGAAGATAAAGCTCCAGAAACtatcaacaaaacaacaagCACGAGAAGTATATCTTTGAGATTCAGCTCTTTCTTGCACAAGGAGCATCAGCTTGGGGAGAGCACAATTTGGAGGCCTTCTTTGAAGCTTATCGAGGGTACTAATAATCTCATGAGCAAGCTCCGAAGGAAGAACTTGACTTTCTTGAGATATTCGGATTGCCAAATAATTTTGTGAAGGTTAGTCTCATAGGCGTTCTTTTATCAATCAAGACAAAAAATAGAAGTTAGAAGAGAAAACCCTGATTAATGATTACATTCAACCAAGTCCAATTGTCCAGAAGAGAGCCAAAGCAGAAGTTAGAGAACAAACTTGGAGAGAAGCACATTCTGGTTGAGGTCCCTTCTAAAAGTGAGATTTTAATATTGAGAGGAGGTATTCTTGATGACGGTCACTATCCGagtatggagagaaaaaagCCTCAGGTTAGGCCTTGGAAGGATGCCATGGCCAATCACAATCCACAAGCTACTAGTAGCGTTGCCAAAACAAGACTttgactcttttttttaaaagaaaaataataattaaggtATCAAAAGGTTTCACTCCTTCCCTACATGCTCATGATTTACCCCACTAACTAATCTCAAGGAGGCTGTGCACATAGACCATACTCGGTGGAGCCAAATTTTGCAATAATAACTTTCCTCTAGACTCCAAATGGCAGTTTTTTCAATGTTAAATCTCCAAAGCCAGTACGTAAGGACAAAGTAACTTCTTTGGGAATGTTTGGCTCATGATTTTAACATGTCTGAGTTTATGAAGTTGGTCGATGGAAAGCTCAAGTTCTGTATTGTCTATGCTTGGGTTGTACAAAGGAATAAGTTAAAGAAACCTAATTTTGTATCGTCCTCTCAAGCATTCTGTCTGTTGGGAAATGAACCCATATAATTCTATTCTGGAAGGACTTATAGATTGCACAGAAACCTTTTGTACCATCTTTCCTTTACCATCTGTGTCATCTAGCTCAAAAAATGCATCTATATTAGATTTGTGATTAACCAAAATGGTGCATGGAAGATGGGTTTTCGTAGAAACCTCAAAGATGTGGAAATTGTGAAATGGGCAACACCACCCTCTTTGCTATCATCCTTCCCACCTATTAGACCATATTTGTGGATTTGGAAACCTGAAAAGGGAGGTATTTCTCTTCTCAATCTTTGACCCATAGTTTTCCGTGGGATGAGACTTGAGACAAATTAACAATGTGCTTTACAATATTATTTGGAAGTAACTCCACccaaaaaatgttttcaagTATTTGAGCATGAGTAATGAGACTATGGGTCATAATCGTTTGCAAAGAAGATGTTCCTGGAGGGTCATTTCTCCACTG
The window above is part of the Cucurbita pepo subsp. pepo cultivar mu-cu-16 unplaced genomic scaffold, ASM280686v2 Cp4.1_scaffold000173, whole genome shotgun sequence genome. Proteins encoded here:
- the LOC111784211 gene encoding protein HOMOLOG OF MAMMALIAN LYST-INTERACTING PROTEIN 5-like, which produces MATETEPAKLLLPYLQRADELQKHEPLVAYYCRLYAMERGLKIPQGERTKTTNALLISLMNQLEKDKKSLSLGPDDSLHLEGFALNVFAKADKQDHAGRADLNTAKTFYAASIFFEIISQFGPLQPDLEQKRKYAVWKAADIRKALKEGRKPQPGPPSGDEDLSVPSSAPTTTANDASPAEPEFFRTQSLSDSLPQVHDMVNDDHVNIPQTPQVYDNMNNHTSLNTSPPTRFHNEVDNHQHPPNIPSYPASGYPSHDFHLPPTRNEPDVSSYSQPFHHVQSYSQEPQQQPLPHNYPSDETSQNYSYPHFQSYPSFSESSLPAAPSHNLNYYHGSDSSYSSQVTPPPASYPSASQYHSNGRDGTTLEPQPAPAPTKSYHYDSNYQPPPEKIAEAHKAARFAVGALAFDDVSIAVEHLKKSLELLTNPSANL
- the LOC111784204 gene encoding cytochrome b561 and DOMON domain-containing protein At3g25290-like, whose protein sequence is MQYSCYSIPFLFVIGIVLSPTTALAHQHSHRCTAKFYELTKSKNMSRCLRLPTLGAEMGWSAPSLKNCHHVFEVVFGAPLREEKGWMAWGVNPTLEGRMVGTRAAIGIKDPSGPPHCKTYSVGYETRRACGPLRPRDVEEMKCLRFEYDNRTEYYYLTATLNLSSTDYNVSKLHIVWQSGFDADGDVPKKHVSDLKHIDSFETIDLVSGQCSDMAFIKIYLRQVHGIMNIIGWGTMLPVGVIIARFFREFPFERTDRWYYFHVSCQSIGFSVGAISWGIGIWLAHSSPHHIFFTHHVLGIIIFVFATLQTLAIRFKPGKTDDFRKVWNIYHHFLGYALLPLIFINIFEGIRILKPDNKKTWKLAVIGILTALGVITFILEAYTWKKFIDDKKKEEQKKEEQKKEEQKKKDAMRICESTNKDQRGGSINKHQHGSEINHDGSEGQHPVSSQHPHANTPSTQPTQRGNNTTNI